A single region of the Manihot esculenta cultivar AM560-2 chromosome 12, M.esculenta_v8, whole genome shotgun sequence genome encodes:
- the LOC110627463 gene encoding chromatin remodeling protein EBS isoform X2, whose product MAKTKPGKKDLDSYTIKGTNKVVRPGDCVLMRPSDSDKPPYVARVEKIEADHRNNVKVRVRWYYRPEESIGGRRQFHGAKELFLSDHYDVQSAHTIEGKCIVHSFKNYTKLENVGAEDYFCRFEYKAATGGFTPDRVAVYCKCEMPYNPDDLMVQCEGCKDWFHPSCMGMTIEEAKKLDHFLCFDCSSDDDAKRTLNAFPVSPSVEAKLETKRRKR is encoded by the exons ATGGCCAAAACCAAACCAGGCAAAAAAGACCTCGATTCCTACACTATCAAAGGCACCAACAAAGTTGTTCGAC CTGGTGATTGTGTGTTGATGCGCCCATCGGACTCCGATAAGCCTCCCTACGTCGCACGAGTTGAGAAAATTGAGGCCGATCATCGCAATAATGTCAAAGTCCGTGTCCGGTGGTACTATCGGCCAGAGGAGTCCATTGGTGGCCGCCGTCAATTCCATGGGGCAAAAGAGCTCTTCTTATCGGACCACTACGATGTGCAAAGTGCACACACAATTGAAGGCAAGTGCATCGTGCACTCATTCAAGAACTACACTAAGCTTGAAAATGTTGGAGCTGAGGACTACTTCTGTAGATTTGAATACAAGGCTGCCACTGGTGGGTTCACCCCTGATCGGGTAGCTGT GTACTGTAAATGTGAGATGCCATACAATCCAGATGATCTAATGGTGCAGTGCGAGGGTTGCAAAGATTG GTTTCATCCTTCTTGTATGGGTATGACAATTGAAGAAGCCAAAAAATTGGATCACTTTCTGTGTTTTGACTGTTCCTCTGATGATGATGCCAAAAGGACTTTGAACGCTTTCCCAGTATCACCATCTGTTGAGGCCAAG CTGGAGACAAAGCGAAGGAAGAGATGA
- the LOC110627463 gene encoding chromatin remodeling protein EBS isoform X1 has translation MAKTKPGKKDLDSYTIKGTNKVVRPGDCVLMRPSDSDKPPYVARVEKIEADHRNNVKVRVRWYYRPEESIGGRRQFHGAKELFLSDHYDVQSAHTIEGKCIVHSFKNYTKLENVGAEDYFCRFEYKAATGGFTPDRVAVYCKCEMPYNPDDLMVQCEGCKDWFHPSCMGMTIEEAKKLDHFLCFDCSSDDDAKRTLNAFPVSPSVEAKVNIVSHLPSTTTAGDKAKEEMTDNHDG, from the exons ATGGCCAAAACCAAACCAGGCAAAAAAGACCTCGATTCCTACACTATCAAAGGCACCAACAAAGTTGTTCGAC CTGGTGATTGTGTGTTGATGCGCCCATCGGACTCCGATAAGCCTCCCTACGTCGCACGAGTTGAGAAAATTGAGGCCGATCATCGCAATAATGTCAAAGTCCGTGTCCGGTGGTACTATCGGCCAGAGGAGTCCATTGGTGGCCGCCGTCAATTCCATGGGGCAAAAGAGCTCTTCTTATCGGACCACTACGATGTGCAAAGTGCACACACAATTGAAGGCAAGTGCATCGTGCACTCATTCAAGAACTACACTAAGCTTGAAAATGTTGGAGCTGAGGACTACTTCTGTAGATTTGAATACAAGGCTGCCACTGGTGGGTTCACCCCTGATCGGGTAGCTGT GTACTGTAAATGTGAGATGCCATACAATCCAGATGATCTAATGGTGCAGTGCGAGGGTTGCAAAGATTG GTTTCATCCTTCTTGTATGGGTATGACAATTGAAGAAGCCAAAAAATTGGATCACTTTCTGTGTTTTGACTGTTCCTCTGATGATGATGCCAAAAGGACTTTGAACGCTTTCCCAGTATCACCATCTGTTGAGGCCAAGGTGAACATTGTGTCCCATCTCCCTAGTACAACTACAG CTGGAGACAAAGCGAAGGAAGAGATGACAGATAATCATGATGGGTGA
- the LOC110627464 gene encoding chromatin remodeling protein EBS isoform X1, translating into MAKTKPGKKDLDSYTIKGTNKVVRPGDCVLMRPSDSDKPPYVARVEKIEADHRNNVKVRVRWYYRPEESIGGRRQFHGAKELFLSDHYDVQSAHTIEGKCIVHSFKNYTKLENVGAEDYFCRFEYKAATGGFTPDRVAVYCKCEMPYNPDDLMVQCEGCKDWFHPSCMGMTIEEAKKLDHFLCFDCSSDDDAKRTLNAFPVSPSVEAKVETKRRKR; encoded by the exons ATGGCCAAAACCAAACCAGGCAAAAAAGACCTCGATTCCTACACTATCAAAGGCACCAACAAAGTTGTTCGAC CTGGTGATTGTGTGTTGATGCGCCCATCGGACTCCGATAAGCCTCCCTACGTTGCACGAGTTGAGAAAATTGAGGCCGATCATCGTAATAATGTCAAAGTCCGTGTCCGGTGGTACTATCGGCCAGAGGAGTCCATTGGTGGCCGCCGTCAATTCCATGGGGCGAAAGAGCTCTTCTTATCGGACCACTACGATGTGCAAAGTGCACACACAATTGAAGGGAAGTGCATCGTGCACTCATTCAAGAACTACACTAAGCTTGAAAATGTTGGAGCTGAGGACTACTTCTGTAGATTTGAATACAAGGCTGCCACTGGCGGGTTCACCCCTGATCGGGTAGCTGT GTACTGTAAATGTGAGATGCCATACAATCCAGATGATCTAATGGTGCAGTGCGAGGGTTGCAAAGATTG GTTTCATCCTTCTTGTATGGGTATGACAATTGAAGAAGCCAAAAAATTGGATCACTTTCTGTGTTTTGACTGTTCCTCTGATGATGATGCCAAAAGAACTTTGAACGCATTCCCAGTATCACCATCTGTTgaggccaag GTGGAGACAAAGCGAAGGAAGAGATGA
- the LOC110627464 gene encoding chromatin remodeling protein EBS isoform X2, with product MAKTKPGKKDLDSYTIKGTNKVVRPGDCVLMRPSDSDKPPYVARVEKIEADHRNNVKVRVRWYYRPEESIGGRRQFHGAKELFLSDHYDVQSAHTIEGKCIVHSFKNYTKLENVGAEDYFCRFEYKAATGGFTPDRVAVYCKCEMPYNPDDLMVQCEGCKDWFHPSCMGMTIEEAKKLDHFLCFDCSSDDDAKRTLNAFPVSPSVEAKG from the exons ATGGCCAAAACCAAACCAGGCAAAAAAGACCTCGATTCCTACACTATCAAAGGCACCAACAAAGTTGTTCGAC CTGGTGATTGTGTGTTGATGCGCCCATCGGACTCCGATAAGCCTCCCTACGTTGCACGAGTTGAGAAAATTGAGGCCGATCATCGTAATAATGTCAAAGTCCGTGTCCGGTGGTACTATCGGCCAGAGGAGTCCATTGGTGGCCGCCGTCAATTCCATGGGGCGAAAGAGCTCTTCTTATCGGACCACTACGATGTGCAAAGTGCACACACAATTGAAGGGAAGTGCATCGTGCACTCATTCAAGAACTACACTAAGCTTGAAAATGTTGGAGCTGAGGACTACTTCTGTAGATTTGAATACAAGGCTGCCACTGGCGGGTTCACCCCTGATCGGGTAGCTGT GTACTGTAAATGTGAGATGCCATACAATCCAGATGATCTAATGGTGCAGTGCGAGGGTTGCAAAGATTG GTTTCATCCTTCTTGTATGGGTATGACAATTGAAGAAGCCAAAAAATTGGATCACTTTCTGTGTTTTGACTGTTCCTCTGATGATGATGCCAAAAGAACTTTGAACGCATTCCCAGTATCACCATCTGTTgaggccaag GGATAA